The segment CATTAATTTGACCCGCAAAGAATAAGTTGTTGATAACTTGCGTCTCTAACCAAGGTTTGAGCAGTCTCGGATCAAAAAAGTCATACTCAATTGCATAACCTGGTCTTGTGATATGCGCATTCTCTAACCCACGAATACTACGCACAAAATCCAACTGAATCTCAAAAGGTAAGCTGGTCGATATTCCGTTAGGATAAAATTCTTTGGTATGCAAACCTTCTGGCTCTAAAAATATTTGGTGTGTTGCTTTATCGGCAAATCGAACAACCTTATCTTCGATGGAAGGACAATATCGTGGCCCAATCCCTTCAATTTGCCCACTATACATAGGCGAACGATGCAAACCTTTTTGAATAATTTCTTTGGTTTTATCGGTTGTATGTGTAATAAAACATTCTATTTGTTTGGGATGTTGTGCTTTCGTTCCTAAAAACGAAAACACAGGCACAGGATCATCTCCAGGTTGTGCCTGCATTTGTGAAAAATCTATTGAATTAGCATCAATACGCGGTGGTGTTCCTGTTTTTAAGCGTGCAATTTTAAAGGGAAGTGCTAATAATTTTTCTGCCAACGCAATAGAAGGCGGGCACCCCGCTCTTCCACCGATAGATTTACTTTCGCCAATATGTATTTTCCCACGCAGAAAAGTGCCAACGGTTAATACAACTGTTTTTGCAAGAAAGCTTAGACCCATCTGCGTTCCAACGCCCACGACTGTTTTATCTTGCAATAAAAGGTCTTCAACGGGTTGTTGGAAAATCCATAAATTTTTCTGATTTTCTAATTTCTCTCGAATGGCCTGCTTATAAAGATTTCTATCCGCTTGAGCACGCGTTGCTTGCACAGCGGGTCCTTTACTGGCATTCAAAATTCTAAATTGGATACCTGCTTTATCAATGGCTTCAGCCATTGCACCACCCAAGGCATCAATTTCTTTTACCAAATGTCCTTTACCAATTCCGCCAATCGCTGGATTACAAGACATTTGACCTAAAGTATCAATATTATGTGTCAACAAGAGTGTTTTAGCGCCCATGCGACTTGCAGCCAATGCTGCTTCTGTTCCAGCATGCCCGCCTCCCACAACAATCACATCAAACATTTGAGGATATTCATACTGCATGATTATTTACCGACACAAAAAGTTGAAAATATTTTACCCAACAAATCATCAGACGTTAGCTGTCCTGTGATTTCGCCTAAATGTAGTTGTGCTTGTCTTAATTCTTCAGCAACCAACTCGCCTGCTTTAAAGTTTACAAGCTGAACTTGTGCATTTTGAATGTTCTCTTTCGCACTTTTAATGGCGTCAACATGTCGTCTACGCGCACTAAAAACACCTTCAAATGAATGCGCATGCTTGGTAAGTGCAGAATGCAATACATCCATACCAACGCCATTTTTAATTGAAAGCGCTATATACGCGACATCAATTTCTGGCGCATGAGCAATTAAATCCATTTTATTTAACAGCACTATTGTTTTCTCTTTATATTCTGCCAAGAGCGCTTGCTCTACTTCTGTGAACAATATCTTTTGCGAAGCATCGATCACAAGCAAAATGGTATCTGCTAATTTAAATTGTTCTTTAGCTCTTTTAATGCCCTCTTCTTCTACTGCATCGGTGGCATTTCGAATGCCTGCCGTATCCAACAAGTGTATCGGCACACCATTAATTTGAATAGTTTCTTTGATAATGTCTCGTGTTGTCCCAGGAATATCTGTCACGATGGCAGAATTATTTTGTGCAAGCATGTTAAATAGGCTAGATTTTCCAACATTTGGTTTTCCAGCAATAACAACTTTGTTACCTTCTTGAAGCAATTGTCCTTGTTCGGCAACTTTTAACAAATGAATAATTTGAGACAGGAGGCGCTCAATAGAAATTAATATTTTTCCATCCGACAAAAAATCAATTTCTTCTTCTACGAAATCTATAGCGGCTTCTACATAAACGCGTAATTCTGTGAGCGCATTTTGAATTTTGTTGATTTCATCAGAAAAAGCACCACACAATGAACGATGCGCACTTTTAACAGCCTGCTCTGTTGTTGCATGTATTAAATCAGCGATTGCTTCTGCTTGACACAAATCTATTTTATCGTTTAGGAATGCACGTTCAGAAAATTCACCTGGTTTTGCAATTCTGGCACCCATTTCAACACAGGCTTTTACAATCATATCCAAAATAACTAAGCCACCATGACACTGTAGCTCTAAAACATCTTCCCCTGTAAAAGAATGGGGTCCCGGGAAAAAAAGTGCTAAGCCCGTATCAATCATTCCTTTGTGAGGATCTTGAATATTAACCAGTGTCGCAATGCGAGGGGTTGGTACAACACCTATGATACTGCGCGCAATATCGCACACCGCTTTGCCGCTGATGCGCACGATACCAACCGCACCTAATAGAGGTGCGGTTGCTTGTGCCACAATCGTATCAACGTTGTTGCTCATATCATGCGTTTTTTGCTTGAAGTGGTTTTGCTTTTAAACCAAATTTTCGAGTGATATACCATTGCTGCAACATGGATATTAAGTTATTGGCAACCCAATACAACACCAATCCAGCAGGGAATGATACAAACAATATGGTAAAGATAAACGGCATAGACATCATGATCTTAGCTTGCATAGGATCCGGAGGTGGTGGATTCATACGTTGCTGGAAGAACATAGATGCACCCATAATAATAGGTAATACATAGTATGGATCTTTAATAGAAAGATCATTTATCCAGAAAATAAAAGGAGCTTGCCTTAACTCTACACTTTCAAGTAACACATAATATAAAGCAATAAATACTGGAATTTGGATAAGAATTGGCAAACAGCCACCCAGTGGATTTATTTTTTCTTTACGATATAACTCAATCAAAGACTGACTAAATTGTTGCTTATCCTCACCACATCGTTGCTTAAGCGCTTCAATTTTAGGCTGCACTTCTTTAAGATGCGCCATTGATTTATAGCTTGCTGCAGATAATTTATAAAACACTACTTTTATCAGAAGTGTTAACAAAATAATCGACCATCCCCAATTCCCAATAAAATCGTGAATATATTTCAACAACCAAAACAGCAATTGAGAAATTGGCCACAAAATACCGTAATCTACAGTGAGCTCAAGGCCTGGAGAAAGTTCTTTTAATACATCGGTAATTTCTGGTCCCAAATAGAGCCTTCCACCCACTTCAAGTGTTGATTGAGCAGGAACCTCAAAGGAAGACAAAGTACCAATGGTATAGGTGTCATTTTCATCTACACGAGAATAATATTTTTGTTCCGCATCTTTTGAGGGAATCCAAGCACTTAAGAAATAGTGCTCCAACATGGCAACCCAACCACCCTTTAAGGTTTGCTTAAAGGTATTTTGTTTCATGTCTTTGAAACTAACCTTTTTATAGGGCTTATCGGCAGTATGGACTGCAGCACCTTGATACATTTGGACAGATAAAAAAGCTCTCTTTTGCTCTTCATGCTGTCTTTTAATTTGACCATAATAACTTCCAACCCAAGCGTTTTGTCTTGTGTTTTCTATCTTGTAGGTTACATCGATCACATAACTATTTCGTTTGAGTGTAAATAGCTTGGTAACTCTAAGTCCTTCTTCTTCCCAGACAAGTGGTATTTGTAGTATTTCTTGCGAAGGCGCAAGCACATATTTCGTTTGAGCAACTTTATACGCAGCTCTACCCTTTATTCTTGAATCAGGCCCAGAATTGTCTTGGCCTAAAAGCCCTGTTTGCACAACATAAAAACGCTTATCTTCAACATTATTTAGTAATTGATATGCATCATCAGGTGTTTCAAGAGAGGTTGGATATTGTGGTAAATTTGCAAAAACAATATCACCACCCTTTGGATCAATTTTAAGCTTAAAAACATCTGTATCAACGGTGATAAGCGTTGTTGGTGTCGTTGATGATGGTATATTTAAATGTGAGCTACTTGGCAACGAACTTTGAATATTCGGCACATCGGATGGAATATCTTTGTTAGGCTGTAGAGTCTGACTCGCCGATTTAGAGGCAAGCTCAGGTACTTGTTCTTGTTGCCATGTGCTGTACAGCATAAGTCCAACAACAAATAAAGATAATAAAATAAAAACGCGAATGCGTTGAAAATCCATGACCGTTCCTCTTATGGTACCAAATCTATGCCACCGGGATGAAAAGGATGACATTTCAATAATCGACAAATGACATATCTGCTCCCTCGTATGCTGCCATGCTTTTCAATTGCATCTATTGCATAATGAGAACAAGAGGGAAAAAATCGACAACTTCTTCCAAGCCATGGGCTTAGAAAATATTGATATCCTTTAATCAAAAGGACTAAGCTTCTTTGGGAAAAGGTGGTAAACGTTGCCATATCTTTTGCAATTCATACTTAATCTTTTCGTTGCTTGGACGTTGTTTGTCAGGCGTTTTCTTAAGCAAGACAACAATATCCAAACCTTTAATATCATCTTGAGCCAA is part of the Candidatus Berkiella cookevillensis genome and harbors:
- the yidD gene encoding membrane protein insertion efficiency factor YidD, with the protein product MATFTTFSQRSLVLLIKGYQYFLSPWLGRSCRFFPSCSHYAIDAIEKHGSIRGSRYVICRLLKCHPFHPGGIDLVP
- the mnmE gene encoding tRNA uridine-5-carboxymethylaminomethyl(34) synthesis GTPase MnmE, producing the protein MSNNVDTIVAQATAPLLGAVGIVRISGKAVCDIARSIIGVVPTPRIATLVNIQDPHKGMIDTGLALFFPGPHSFTGEDVLELQCHGGLVILDMIVKACVEMGARIAKPGEFSERAFLNDKIDLCQAEAIADLIHATTEQAVKSAHRSLCGAFSDEINKIQNALTELRVYVEAAIDFVEEEIDFLSDGKILISIERLLSQIIHLLKVAEQGQLLQEGNKVVIAGKPNVGKSSLFNMLAQNNSAIVTDIPGTTRDIIKETIQINGVPIHLLDTAGIRNATDAVEEEGIKRAKEQFKLADTILLVIDASQKILFTEVEQALLAEYKEKTIVLLNKMDLIAHAPEIDVAYIALSIKNGVGMDVLHSALTKHAHSFEGVFSARRRHVDAIKSAKENIQNAQVQLVNFKAGELVAEELRQAQLHLGEITGQLTSDDLLGKIFSTFCVGK
- the yidC gene encoding membrane protein insertase YidC, whose translation is MDFQRIRVFILLSLFVVGLMLYSTWQQEQVPELASKSASQTLQPNKDIPSDVPNIQSSLPSSSHLNIPSSTTPTTLITVDTDVFKLKIDPKGGDIVFANLPQYPTSLETPDDAYQLLNNVEDKRFYVVQTGLLGQDNSGPDSRIKGRAAYKVAQTKYVLAPSQEILQIPLVWEEEGLRVTKLFTLKRNSYVIDVTYKIENTRQNAWVGSYYGQIKRQHEEQKRAFLSVQMYQGAAVHTADKPYKKVSFKDMKQNTFKQTLKGGWVAMLEHYFLSAWIPSKDAEQKYYSRVDENDTYTIGTLSSFEVPAQSTLEVGGRLYLGPEITDVLKELSPGLELTVDYGILWPISQLLFWLLKYIHDFIGNWGWSIILLTLLIKVVFYKLSAASYKSMAHLKEVQPKIEALKQRCGEDKQQFSQSLIELYRKEKINPLGGCLPILIQIPVFIALYYVLLESVELRQAPFIFWINDLSIKDPYYVLPIIMGASMFFQQRMNPPPPDPMQAKIMMSMPFIFTILFVSFPAGLVLYWVANNLISMLQQWYITRKFGLKAKPLQAKNA
- the mnmG gene encoding tRNA uridine-5-carboxymethylaminomethyl(34) synthesis enzyme MnmG, with product MQYEYPQMFDVIVVGGGHAGTEAALAASRMGAKTLLLTHNIDTLGQMSCNPAIGGIGKGHLVKEIDALGGAMAEAIDKAGIQFRILNASKGPAVQATRAQADRNLYKQAIREKLENQKNLWIFQQPVEDLLLQDKTVVGVGTQMGLSFLAKTVVLTVGTFLRGKIHIGESKSIGGRAGCPPSIALAEKLLALPFKIARLKTGTPPRIDANSIDFSQMQAQPGDDPVPVFSFLGTKAQHPKQIECFITHTTDKTKEIIQKGLHRSPMYSGQIEGIGPRYCPSIEDKVVRFADKATHQIFLEPEGLHTKEFYPNGISTSLPFEIQLDFVRSIRGLENAHITRPGYAIEYDFFDPRLLKPWLETQVINNLFFAGQINGTTGYEEAAAQGLIAGINAALKVFDSEPWYPKRDEAYIGVLIDDLISHGTLEPYRMFTSRAEYRLLLREDNADLRLTEVGIRLGLVDALRAEIFHKKKQAIDTLQEKLKNTFLHRADISENVEVINSLLTKESNAYQFLKRPEVSIDMLSAFASLKDDLHFDYPELDADLLENIKAQVLKQVEVHAKYEGYIQKQMLEIQKASKQEETLIPKDFDYTIISGLSAELTEKFQRFKPHTIGMASRIPGVTPAAVSLLLIYLKKYHQQRNHAYTREVESEANG